A window of Candidatus Methylomirabilis tolerans contains these coding sequences:
- a CDS encoding type II toxin-antitoxin system RelE/ParE family toxin, giving the protein MIERFRHKGLKRLFQQGDAKGISPELLEKLENILFVLSRARRPEDMNLPGFGLHRLKGDFKGFWSVTVRAHSRVIFRFEEGDAHDVDLIDYH; this is encoded by the coding sequence ATGATTGAACGCTTCAGGCACAAGGGGCTGAAACGGCTGTTTCAACAGGGCGACGCCAAAGGCATCAGCCCGGAGTTGCTCGAGAAACTCGAAAACATCCTCTTTGTGTTGAGCCGCGCCAGGCGGCCAGAGGACATGAACCTGCCCGGCTTCGGGTTGCATCGTCTCAAAGGCGACTTCAAGGGTTTCTGGAGCGTGACTGTCCGGGCACACTCGCGTGTCATCTTCCGCTTCGAGGAAGGCGACGCGCACGATGTTGATTTGATCGACTACCACTAG
- a CDS encoding HigA family addiction module antidote protein — MRKRNPPHPGRIVRRECIEPLGVTVTEAAARLGVRRQTLNNLVNEKAGISPEMAIRLSKAFGSSPEVWLGMQMEYDLAQAEKRAGTIKVNRILATHPVMR, encoded by the coding sequence ATGCGTAAGAGGAACCCACCGCATCCCGGTAGGATTGTTCGCCGGGAGTGTATCGAGCCGCTCGGCGTGACTGTCACCGAAGCCGCGGCACGCCTTGGTGTCAGGCGACAGACCCTGAACAACCTCGTGAACGAGAAGGCCGGCATTTCCCCGGAGATGGCCATCCGGCTGTCCAAGGCTTTCGGCAGCAGTCCAGAGGTATGGCTCGGCATGCAGATGGAATACGACCTTGCGCAGGCAGAGAAACGCGCCGGAACGATCAAGGTGAATAGAATTCTTGCTACTCATCCTGTCATGCGCTAA